One genomic window of Helicobacter canis includes the following:
- a CDS encoding class I SAM-dependent methyltransferase, translated as MTINLQEKNLTEQEKLGVERLLESQNPDITDDLEQIWYLLNKTWQDMGCDNKKLDWDKIAQFYAHPVWLLNGLFIETHDLSMQIRKSIALYIAQQGFKRICDYGGGFGTLAREIAQICPDIEIDIYEPFPSEYGKKCIANFTNICFVSELKKDYYDCLISTDVLEHVDNVLETFNTMLESLQVGGKALIGNCFYPVIDCHLPKHFHFRYTFKHIATLMGVTYIGNIQGAEYVQIYHKSKSTQASLAVKLAGGGEQMFIPLAEYGAICA; from the coding sequence ATGACTATCAACTTACAAGAGAAAAATCTCACAGAGCAAGAAAAACTAGGTGTAGAACGCTTATTAGAATCTCAAAATCCGGATATTACCGATGACTTAGAACAAATTTGGTATCTACTCAATAAAACTTGGCAGGATATGGGCTGTGATAACAAAAAATTAGATTGGGATAAAATCGCTCAATTTTACGCCCACCCCGTATGGCTGCTCAATGGGCTTTTTATAGAAACACACGATCTTTCAATGCAAATACGCAAAAGTATAGCTTTGTATATCGCACAGCAAGGCTTTAAACGCATTTGTGATTATGGGGGAGGATTTGGCACTTTGGCAAGAGAGATAGCACAGATTTGCCCAGATATAGAGATTGATATATATGAGCCATTCCCAAGTGAATATGGCAAAAAATGTATAGCAAATTTTACCAATATATGCTTTGTCAGCGAGCTAAAAAAAGATTATTACGACTGCCTTATTTCAACAGATGTGCTAGAACATGTAGATAATGTGCTAGAGACATTCAATACAATGCTTGAAAGTCTGCAAGTAGGTGGCAAGGCACTCATTGGTAATTGTTTTTACCCTGTAATTGACTGCCATTTACCAAAGCATTTCCACTTCCGCTACACTTTTAAGCATATCGCCACGCTTATGGGCGTTACATACATTGGCAATATACAAGGGGCGGAGTATGTCCAAATTTATCATAAATCTAAATCTACACAAGCAAGTTTAGCCGTGAAATTAGCGGGGGGGGGGGAGCAGATGTTTATTCCCCTTGCTGAATATGGTGCGATTTGTGCTTAG
- a CDS encoding polysaccharide deacetylase family protein, producing the protein MGKYSLPPYSKAAKYAGGGGGQRQLCTIGCHTHSHPIFNNLSNDEIAQDIAKAQKLFLQHLHFTPTHFAYPFGSRIEVSPHHFSLIQNLGFKTATTTRHGSIYPQHARHIHALPRVFFKENFMLESAFKIRKRRIVTS; encoded by the coding sequence TTGGGAAAATATAGCCTTCCTCCATACTCAAAAGCTGCAAAATACGCTGGGGGGGGGGGGGGGCAAAGACAACTTTGCACCATAGGCTGCCACACTCACTCACACCCCATTTTTAATAATCTTAGCAATGATGAAATAGCACAAGACATAGCAAAAGCCCAAAAACTTTTTTTACAACATCTGCACTTCACGCCTACGCACTTTGCCTATCCTTTTGGTAGTAGAATAGAAGTAAGCCCACATCATTTTTCACTTATTCAAAACCTAGGCTTTAAAACTGCTACCACAACGAGACACGGAAGCATTTATCCCCAACACGCTAGGCATATCCACGCCCTACCTCGTGTGTTTTTCAAGGAAAATTTTATGCTAGAATCTGCCTTTAAGATTCGCAAAAGACGCATTGTAACATCTTGA